A genomic segment from Actinomadura hallensis encodes:
- a CDS encoding class I SAM-dependent methyltransferase codes for MDTQFWDEMYRGREQVFSGEPNGVLVAEITGMPPGQALDVGCGEGADALWLARRGWMVTAVDISPTALRRAARAGADVAGRVAWARGDLTAAPPPAGAFDLVNIQYFPIPRRPSHTALRGLLAAVAPGGTLLFVSHDLADLPPDHHRRARDHYQPADVAALLDDDWIIRVDEVRPRAAPAPPGTRHTRDTVLRAERKR; via the coding sequence ATGGACACGCAGTTCTGGGACGAGATGTACCGCGGCCGCGAGCAGGTGTTCAGCGGCGAACCCAACGGGGTCCTCGTCGCCGAGATCACCGGCATGCCGCCGGGCCAGGCGCTCGACGTCGGCTGCGGCGAAGGCGCCGACGCGCTCTGGCTGGCCCGCCGCGGATGGATGGTCACCGCGGTCGACATCTCCCCGACCGCGCTGCGGCGCGCCGCCCGCGCGGGCGCCGACGTCGCCGGGCGGGTGGCGTGGGCGCGCGGCGACCTGACCGCCGCGCCTCCGCCGGCCGGGGCGTTCGACCTGGTGAACATCCAGTACTTCCCGATTCCGCGCCGGCCGTCCCACACCGCGCTGCGCGGTCTGCTGGCCGCCGTCGCCCCCGGCGGCACGCTGCTCTTCGTGAGCCACGACCTCGCCGACCTGCCGCCGGACCACCACCGCCGCGCGCGCGACCACTACCAGCCCGCCGACGTCGCCGCGCTCCTGGACGACGACTGGATCATCCGGGTCGACGAGGTCCGCCCGCGCGCCGCGCCCGCTCCCCCGGGCACGCGCCACACCCGCGACACCGTCCTGCGAGCCGAACGCAAACGCTGA
- a CDS encoding alpha/beta hydrolase: protein MHFTSEQRLGDGVLERAFALGEIPGILWTPSASAPVPLVLLGHPPLGLNRMYPRLAARARRCAAEGFAAAAIELPGSGDRPRLPAAERARADLQRAMAAGEPVTGEIIDALILPLVDRAVPEWRAALDALLALPEIGGPVGYSGGLISIGIRLAVAEPRIVAAGLFAGSFVPRAMFDEARQVTIPLHVLLQWDDEGNDRQAALDLFDAFGSKEKTLLANMGGHTGVPPSAGEDAAGFFSRHLR, encoded by the coding sequence ATGCACTTCACTTCTGAGCAGCGCCTCGGCGACGGGGTCCTCGAACGCGCATTCGCCCTAGGCGAGATCCCCGGCATCCTGTGGACGCCCTCCGCGTCCGCACCGGTCCCGCTGGTCCTGCTCGGCCACCCGCCGCTCGGACTGAACAGGATGTACCCCCGGCTGGCGGCCCGGGCCCGGCGCTGTGCGGCGGAGGGCTTCGCCGCGGCCGCCATCGAGCTCCCCGGAAGCGGCGATCGGCCCCGCCTGCCCGCCGCCGAGCGGGCACGCGCCGACCTGCAGCGGGCCATGGCGGCCGGCGAGCCGGTCACCGGCGAGATCATCGACGCCCTGATCCTCCCGCTGGTCGACAGAGCGGTCCCCGAATGGCGGGCCGCCCTCGACGCCCTCCTCGCGCTGCCCGAGATCGGCGGCCCGGTCGGATACTCCGGTGGACTGATCTCCATCGGCATCCGGCTCGCGGTGGCCGAACCCCGCATCGTGGCCGCCGGCCTCTTCGCCGGGAGCTTCGTGCCCCGCGCCATGTTCGACGAGGCCCGGCAGGTCACCATCCCCCTGCACGTCCTGCTGCAGTGGGACGACGAGGGCAACGACCGGCAGGCCGCCCTCGACCTGTTCGACGCCTTCGGCTCCAAGGAGAAGACACTGCTGGCCAACATGGGCGGGCACACCGGCGTCCCGCCGTCCGCAGGGGAGGACGCGGCCGGATTCTTCTCCCGCCACCTGCGCTAG